Within Marinomonas mediterranea MMB-1, the genomic segment GTTCTAGACGGCTTGGCTGGGTCAGCGCACTTTGCTCTAAAAGCAACTGCCCCCACACAACTTCTAAATTCACTTCTTCTTTCTTAAGGCTTTGTAAATAGGAGAAATCCTTTCGAAATTCATAAACCTGAACAATCAATGCAATGGCAAAGGCGACAACCAGCGTGACCGCTAGCACATACAACAATAGCCATCGCTCTTTAGTCACGAGTCCTCTCCAATACACGCAGCACTGCACTTCGTGAACGGACATTACTAGTCACTTCATCCTTCGACGGCTTGGTCGCTTTGCCAACTGTCTTAAACTTAATGTCTAGGTGCGCATTTTGGATCGGCAAATGCCTTGGCAGATCAGGACCTTTAGACATTTTTTTCATGAACCGCTTAACGATTCGATCTTCGAGCGAATGGAAGCTGATAACGACAAGTCGCCCGCCCACTTTCAGAGAATCCGCTGCAACCTCAAGCCCTTTTTCCAAATCCCCAAGTTCGTTATTGATGTATATTCGAATCCCTTGAAACGCTCTTGTAGCCGGGTTTTTACCCTTCTCCCAAGCTGGGTTCGCCTCCGCAACGATCTTCGACAACTGAGCCGTCGTTGTAATGGGCGCTTCAAGCCGTTTTTCGCATATTGCTTTAGCAATTCGACGAGAAAAACGTTCCTCACCATATTGATACATAACATCAGCAATTTCTTTTTCGGCCGCTACCGCAATCCATTCTGCTGCACTCATACCTTGATCTGGGTTCATCCGCATATCAAGCGGACCATCATTCATAAAACTA encodes:
- the ftsL gene encoding cell division protein FtsL, with amino-acid sequence MTKERWLLLYVLAVTLVVAFAIALIVQVYEFRKDFSYLQSLKKEEVNLEVVWGQLLLEQSALTQPSRLEQAAVKELNMHAPSQKELIIVKP
- the rsmH gene encoding 16S rRNA (cytosine(1402)-N(4))-methyltransferase RsmH — protein: MTSSEHEHISVMLDESVEMLVTNESGQYVDGTFGRGGHTRLVLSKLRDGKLLGFDKDPVAIEFGRKLEAEDSRFEIVQDSFANMLDHIPAVFGTEKIDGIMMDLGVSSPQLDDAERGFSFMNDGPLDMRMNPDQGMSAAEWIAVAAEKEIADVMYQYGEERFSRRIAKAICEKRLEAPITTTAQLSKIVAEANPAWEKGKNPATRAFQGIRIYINNELGDLEKGLEVAADSLKVGGRLVVISFHSLEDRIVKRFMKKMSKGPDLPRHLPIQNAHLDIKFKTVGKATKPSKDEVTSNVRSRSAVLRVLERTRD